In one Oncorhynchus masou masou isolate Uvic2021 unplaced genomic scaffold, UVic_Omas_1.1 unplaced_scaffold_938, whole genome shotgun sequence genomic region, the following are encoded:
- the LOC135538291 gene encoding vascular cell adhesion protein 1-like produces the protein MHTLSLLLILHLLKPGVCESCSLVVSPAGLVVKYGAPASANCTSDTVTSMGWESSLGESQLFGTEVKELTWRVDSLTDWNIKPQCFEISEVGGQCARGLKVTVYKLPHRVSLRYLNHSGPVVEGHQYSLHCFVQNTAPIEHLRVTFFRVSTNGERTVLYTQPLNNDIHQLNNDMRQPVNESYSLQFSPTRVDDGAQWFCSAMLDLGPEGPRPPAVMESDRLNTTVHFAPEFSCSAKLEVRAGEGLTCDVRGNPLPSVTWLRDGQVLTPPTHLSREDAGNYTLMALNRIGRANHTVEVEVLHGRAARGASCQAAGSALVAVLLHQLIHWLY, from the exons atgcacacactctctctcctcctcatcctccacctTCTGAAGCcag GCGTGTGTGAGTCCTGTTCCCTGGTGGTCAGTCCTGCTGGGCTGGTGGTGAAGTATGGAGCCCCTGCTTCGGCCAACTGCACCTCCGATACGGTCACCTCTATGGGCTGGGAGTCGAGCCTAGGAGAATCTCAGCTCTTTGGCACTGAGGTGAAAGAGCTGACTTGGAGAGTAgacagcctgactgactggaatATAAAGCCTCAATGCTTTGAGATCTCTGAGGTGGGAGGCCAGTGTGCCAGAGGGCTGAAAGTTACTGTTTACA AGCTTCCACACAGAGTTTCCCTCAGATATTTAAACCACTCTGGTCCCGTGGTTGAGGGGCATCAGTACTCTCTGCATTGTTTTGTCCAGAACACCGCTCCTATTGAGCACCTCAGAGTGACCTTCTTCAGAGTCTCTACCAATGGTGAACGGACAGTGTTATACACACAACCCCTGAACAATGACATTCACCAATTGAACAATGACATGAGGCAACCGGTGAACGAGAGCTATTCCCTGCAGTTCTCCCCCACTAGGGTTGACGACGGGGCCCAGTGGTTTTGTTCAGCCATGTTGGATCTGGGACCAGAGGGACCCCGACCTCCTGCTGTAATGGAATCAGACCGCCTCAACACCACTGTGCACT tCGCTCCTGAGTTCTCCTGTTCTGCCAAGCTAGAGGTGCGAGCGGGGGAGGGGCTAACTTGTGATGTCAGAGGCAATCCCCTCCCATCGGTCACCTGGCTGAGAGACGGACAGGTACTGACCCCGCCCACACACCTGAGCAGAGAGGATGCTGGGAATTACACCCTCATGGCTTTGAACCGTATCGGAAGAGCCAATCACACAGTGGAGGTGGAGGTCCTACATGGCCGTGCTGctagag GAGCTTCCTGTCAGGCTGCTGGGAGTGCCTTGGTGGCTGTGCTGCTCCACCAGCTCATTCATTGGCTATATTGA